A genomic region of Gimesia chilikensis contains the following coding sequences:
- a CDS encoding right-handed parallel beta-helix repeat-containing protein, translating to MSVSETQAATYYVNNQTGSDEYDGLSEKTAVATIARAIALSKTSDRIELANTGTVYRESMLFRKLGGIPDRPFLIEGNGAVISGLRSLPAEQWKSTGEGVYVLQLDKTPYGNPFLVSAGKRLPAARNREALKEGEHFWDRESHRIYLHCAAGKRPVDYKLEATLKVSGLTLTSASYISCQNLIAEHFTNDGFNIHGDCRGIRLENVVARHNGDDGISIHEAGGLIVQNAYVHGNFYGIQDVNASRSVYNGVLAEKNQVGVSLVGGYHSLVDCQVRNNTQKEIDIAGAVPRHLIGGEQNLLARTILFAQNVSVFGEGSAVGLSVRNGAHAIVEHTVITGTRTGVFLDAQSHGHLTLTAVSKCDTILDLQSKDCFLDYNLYGVGRFRWMETDYSADQWAAYQAASQQDQHSRIEQISIAADGMVSAPGEALLFSERKQTVGPTAPFTLSFFQD from the coding sequence GTGAGCGTTTCCGAGACTCAGGCTGCCACTTACTATGTCAATAACCAGACGGGCAGCGATGAGTATGATGGACTTTCAGAGAAAACCGCTGTGGCAACGATTGCCCGGGCGATCGCACTTTCCAAAACCAGCGACCGAATCGAACTGGCGAATACAGGCACCGTCTACCGGGAATCGATGCTGTTTCGCAAGCTGGGCGGGATTCCTGATCGACCGTTTTTGATCGAGGGAAATGGTGCGGTTATTTCAGGCCTCAGGTCTCTCCCGGCGGAACAATGGAAATCGACGGGAGAGGGAGTCTACGTCTTACAACTGGATAAGACTCCGTACGGAAATCCGTTTCTGGTATCAGCAGGGAAACGTCTGCCTGCTGCCAGAAATCGAGAAGCTCTTAAAGAGGGGGAGCATTTCTGGGATCGAGAGTCTCACCGGATCTATCTGCATTGCGCAGCAGGAAAGCGACCTGTCGATTATAAACTGGAGGCGACGTTGAAGGTCAGTGGATTGACTCTGACCAGTGCCAGCTACATTTCCTGCCAGAATCTGATTGCGGAACATTTTACGAATGATGGGTTCAATATCCATGGGGACTGTCGCGGCATTCGACTGGAGAATGTAGTCGCGCGACACAACGGCGATGATGGTATTTCCATTCATGAAGCGGGGGGACTCATTGTTCAAAACGCTTACGTCCATGGCAACTTCTATGGCATCCAGGATGTCAACGCGTCCCGTTCCGTTTATAACGGTGTGCTGGCAGAAAAGAATCAGGTGGGCGTCAGTCTGGTGGGTGGTTACCATTCACTGGTGGACTGTCAGGTCCGCAACAATACACAGAAGGAAATTGATATCGCCGGTGCGGTGCCACGCCATCTGATTGGTGGAGAACAGAATCTTCTGGCCCGAACGATTCTGTTTGCTCAGAATGTGTCCGTGTTTGGAGAGGGAAGCGCGGTGGGTCTCAGTGTCCGCAATGGTGCTCATGCTATTGTTGAGCATACCGTGATCACAGGCACCAGAACCGGCGTATTCTTAGATGCGCAAAGCCATGGTCACCTGACACTGACGGCAGTCAGCAAGTGTGACACGATTCTGGATCTGCAGTCCAAAGACTGTTTCCTGGATTATAATCTCTATGGAGTTGGTCGGTTCCGCTGGATGGAAACTGATTACAGTGCCGATCAGTGGGCGGCATACCAAGCCGCTTCGCAACAGGACCAGCACTCCCGAATCGAGCAAATATCGATCGCAGCAGACGGGATGGTCAGCGCTCCAGGAGAAGCATTGCTTTTTTCAGAGCGGAAGCAGACCGTCGGCCCCACGGCCCCGTTCACGCTTTCATTTTTCCAGGATTAG